The Gossypium arboreum isolate Shixiya-1 chromosome 6, ASM2569848v2, whole genome shotgun sequence DNA window TGGTGTTCCAAGCTTTGTTGCAGCATGTTAGCCTTCTAACCACCTTTGAGACAATTCAACTCAGGAAGGGCCTTCTCATAGCGTTATATGGATATGAAAATCTTTGAATTTTGGTTGAAGATAATCTGAAAAATAAGAAAGTAAAAAGATAAACACTATCTAGGATGAGTTGTCTCAACATACTTTATAATCTCTTGAAAGATAATTTCTTCAATATCAAACTGAACCATATTCACAATCTTCTGTAGTCTAGTTTAACTTAGAATTCAGTGTCCTTATACCAGACATTTTAGTAGCAGGGTCTCCCATCTAGCAAGAACAACACCCCGAGCCTTTTCACCTATAGATTTTATAAATGGTTTCATCCTCTCCTTCCAATACGCATAATTAGCATCATCCAACATAAAGGACAAGGCATAAATGATCAGTTCATTTTAGGCAATTATCGACACCATGAATACCACTAGATTTGTTAAGTGGAAAGCTATAATACCCATTTGAAGAGATGAAACAATAATTGCAAGAACAATAGAAGCAGTGATACAAGCAGTGTCCACTAAAAATATAATTGcaataaaacaaaaaagaacacaataaattatttatgaaatttggtTTCCCTACCTTTGTGGAGCATTGACAGAGAGATCATTTACTATCTTTCAAGCTTATACAACAAATGATTTAAGTCCTAACACACTAGTTTAGCTATCTCACCTTTACACTTAAAGATCTAAATCACTCTCCTCTAAGTTTCTAGAAAAACTTAGGTTGTAAACAAAGTAACACACTTGTTTACACTCACAATTAGAAGTTTCTTAATAGACAGATAAGTATTAAAACTCTTAGTATATAACTATACAAGTTTCAAGCATATATACTAGTTTCAACATGATAATATACTAGGTCAATTACAATCAATCTCTCCATCAAAGTAGCAGCTAAGATAGTATAAACAACATACTCAGAGAGTACTAAATCTTGTGGAGATAACAAAAATAAACCTTCAATACAGATACGATCCAATCGCCTTATTTCAAGAGATCCAATTGTTTGATCCAATCTgacttaatttaatatttacgatATATTACCTCAAATggaacaattttaaaaaaaatgagctattatacatttaaaatattaataatgatttAAGACAAGTGATGTGACTCACACAATACCAAAAGCAATGAATATTGCTCACATAAACACCTCATTATCAGTGAATCtcatgattttttatttatttatttaaaaatttattagttCTGCATATACTTTAGATTAAACTAGTCATCTGATTTTCATAATTTGACcgaataaaaaaaaatctaaacttTACAGCCAACTATTTACCTCCctttaaaagggaaaaaaaaaacaccATTTACCTTTCTTAATCGGTTAATCCTTACTTATGAATTTTTACCGTACGAATTCACTAATAATCCTTACTTATTTTGATTGTTTTAAAAGGAGTAATATTACCCGCAATAGTCATTCGTTTACTTATTTTATAATAGGAAGTGTCAAATTATAGTAGtaggaaaaggaaagaaatctAGAGTAATAGTTGGAGTGTGAATAGCTCTACCATCAATCACCTACAATCATCTCTGCTTCGAAATGGGGATCGTTTCTCAGGAAGCCATCCTTGAGTTGCAGGCATTGATGGATTCAGGTCCGCTTTCTCTTTCCTCTTTTTTCTTGGGAACTCGAAACTCAACCGATCCCAAAATTTCTGATTTCTTTCTTGGTTACTTCCATGTCATGGCAGTCGAAGAGCCTCTCAACATTACATTTCAGGTACGCCCAtttcaccttttcttttctttctcttataTTCAACGCCAGTAAAAGAATGTGTGCTATTTTAACTCTTCACTctcaactctttttttttttttttttaaatttaattttgctAAATTATAGTGTTCTTTTTCAATTATGTGTTGGTTTTTTCCTGCTACTGTCTACTGCTACTACTTCTACAACTACTAGTATTTGCAATTGCTTTGATCTGCTCTTTTGCTTAATCTAATTGCCACTTACCTACTCTTTGTCCTTTTGTTTCCTTACATTCTACTTATTTTATTACTCCTTCATACATGAACTTAGCTTCCCtttctctatttatttatttctatatGGGCACCTTGATCTTAACTTTTTCAGCAAAAATAAATGCTTCATCTATCCACCTCTCTTAACTCGGGAGATGGGCAGGTAGGGATATGAAGGAATTGATGATCTATCGATGAAAGCTCTTGGATGCAATTTGTGGAGCTTTGTGGCATGCTTTAAAAGTTTAGGCATGACTAAAGCATTTTTTGTTTTAATGCATGGCTGATTGTTCTTTCCTCGTCTGCTGTTTGATGACAGCTGACTGAATGCTCTAGGATACAAATACAATATGTTTTATTTCAGCTTCACTAGGTAATGATTGTGCACcaatttttcatttcctttctaGTAATTGTTTCCCAACATGCAGAATGTCCATCAAGGTTTTAGAGCTGAAACATTGGTGCGGTTTCTAAAAGCAAGAGAATGGAATGTTGCCAAAGCCCATAAAATGGTTAGTTAATTGGAGTTAAACCCAAAAGACATCTATCCCAGGTTCCTTTTTCATTTTGAAAAGCAGGAAACAAGAAAACTGTCGTTTTTGTTGTGGCAGTATCTTGATCATAAATGTCATTTTTGTATGACCAAATCGTTAAGTGTGTCATGTTTCAGTTGGTGGACTGCTTGCATTGGAGGGTGCAGAATACCATTGACGATATGTTAGCAGTAAGTTAATGTATTCTCAGGTGTTGCATCTAAATTGCAATTGATTGCTTTTCTAAATAGACTATTGATGATTGTCTAAGCATTTTACCTTTCAAACAAGCAAACCGAATTGGAGGATATGGACAGCTCttttatttaatgatatttcTTTGATATGGCTTAAGGATATAGTTTTTAATGATCATCATGTATGTCTAGACTGGCTATGtaatgttttaattgaattgatTTTCATTAATTCATGTCATTGGCTGCTACATTTAcaacataattatttttttctaaatacTAACCTTACTGTCTCCCCTGTAAGAAAGAATCCCAGCCACATCCCTAATAACCCTCTCTCACACATCAAATGTAAAAATATCATGCCTGCCATGTGGTTTCTGCCATTTCATGCTTCAGTCTTATATTGAGTTGTTTGCTGATTAATCCTAATGCATAAAATTGAGTCAAGGGGAGTCACTAAGTTCTTTTTTGTATTGAATGTAAACCTGTTCTACAGAAACCCATTGTTCCTTCAGAACTTTATGGAGCAGTGCGTGATTCACAGCTCATAGGAATGTCTGGCTACTCAAGAGAGGTGCTCATACTTGTCAAATCTAATCTTGTTTACAGTATTTATGTTTTTAATCGTACTAAGTTGTGCTCATAGGAATAGCATTTCCTTAGGcatgtatttaaatttaaaattttccatttcCAGGGTCTTCCTGTCTTTGCTATTGGTGTGGGGCTTAGCACGTTTGACAAAGCATCTGTAAGTTTTAGGGTAATGTGCAATAAAAGCATTTCATTGGTGAGCATAAGACACTAATCTTTGGTATTTATTGCTTCTTTTATTATTATAGGTTCACTACTATGTGCAATCACATATTCAAATCAATGAATATCGGGATCGTGTAATTCTGGTGAGTGATAAGCGCTTGGAAGTTTTCTGTTCCCTGCCTTTCGTAGTAATTTGCTTGGCTTTTATGCACTTCTGTAGCCTTCTGCGTCTAAAAAGCATGGGCGACCTATAACCACCTGTATAAAAGTATTAGATATGACTGGCCTGAAGCTTTCAGCACTGAGCAAAATAAAGGTATCTTCTCGAGTTTAGTTTCTGTATTTTGTTCTAGTGGACTTGGATAGCAGGATTTGCAACCTATACGCAGATGTAATATCTTATTTTGAACCTCTAACACTGATAATCtgatgtaaaaaaataaaagtaaaagcaAATTTTCATAAAACTTGAAGGATTCCAATAATTAAATCTTGTAATTAAGCTGCTGAAAAAGGTTTACcaaagagaaaagaagaaaaactcAATGTTAAACTGGCTACTTGTACCAGTCCAAACATGTAAATGGTTGATTGCATTTTAACCTCATGGATCAGTATCATGATTGAATTTTTTGTTTTAACACAGTTGTTGACAATCATCTCCACAATTGATGACTTGAACTACCCAGAGAAGACAAATACATATTACATTGTAAATGCGCCATATATTTTCTCTGCTTGTTGGAAGGTAAACCTTTGAATATTTATCTGTTATCCAGTAAATCGTTTTGACATGGATTGATTTAACCTTTGAATTCTTAGCAGGTTGTCAAGCCCCTTTTGCAAGAGAGAACAAGGAAAAAAATTCAAGTTTTGCCAGGTTGCGGTCGAGATGAACTATTGAAAGTATGGTGTTTTCCTCATTATTccttaaaacatttaaaaacatGGGTTCTTACAGTATTTCTCTTCAAATGTTTAGCTACTGAAAATATCATCATTCCTGTCTCGATCTTCCCCCATCCCCCCCTCTCTGTGATATCAAAGTAGGCTGAGGCAGTACTAGTTCTAGAAGAATTTTTccattttttgttctttttctccATTAACTTCTCTAGCCCTGTGTTATTCTCACTACTTTTTTCTTCAATGATGCTGcaatttctaatatatattaaaatttctgCATTTCTCTTCCTGATTCTTTCTGTTTGAAGTAATGGGGCTGCCAATTATTTCCTGTCATATTCTATACTTGTCATTGTTGCTAGAATACTAAGTGTAAACCCAGAAAGAGCATGATTCAAGGTTtcagtttttttcttcttttccatcATCTTTCATTTTGATTGCTTCACCCGTAAATCACGAGACCTTGTTTCTTTGTCAGAAGTCCAAGGAGATATATAACTAATTCACTTagatatgatatgatgatgttaAACACCATTTCGCAGTCACTTTGTCTGCTTCAAGAATACTGATAATGTTGGTTgcgtattatattttatttttatagataATGGATATTGCATCACTACCACATTTCTGTAGAAAAGATGGGTCAGGATCATCACGCAATTCAGAAAATGAAAACTGCTTTTCGCTGGATCATCCTTTTCATCAACAACTCTACAACTACATAAAGCAGCAGTCCTTAATCACTGAACCTGCTCAACCTATCAAACAGGGATCTTTTCATGTCGATCTACCCGAGCCAGCTGCTGAAGAAACAGAGATTGCTAAAAGCCTGGAGTCAGAGTTGCAAAAGTTTGAGAAGGGGAACATGCTGTCTAAGTCCACCGATGGCATCAAAACTGATGATGACTGATACTGATTATGCACTGTTCGACTTAACTCTTGTTTCCCAATCAGAATCAAAATTAGCATTCAGCATGCTTTGTTGTTGGTGTTGTTAGAGGAGGAATGTTGTTTGACTCGGTCATTCCGGTTATATAGTAGGATATAAAGAAAAGAGTAACACATCTGGCTCGCATTATCTTTTAGGTTAGTTTAAAGTTAATAATATAGTGTATGTGCATGTGTATGTTTGGAAAGGTCACATTTTGGGTGGATAATTAGGTTTGAAGTTCAACCTCAGCTGAGTTGTAGGAATACTATTGTAATAATATTGAGTTTAACTTTATTAGTTTACAATAATATAATATTACTTTGAATAGAGAAAGGTGAATTCCACTTACATGTGCATAAATAAACTATCAGTCCTTGCATATTGTTGCTGTGTATGTGCATGTGTTTCTTCTGCTTAAACAAAGAGAAAGAGGGTCTCACTTTTGCAATGAGTTTGGCAGCCCCTCTTCTTCGCCGTCAAATTTATTCACTTGTTGAGGAAAGCTTCCGGGCAGCAGATGAGCAGCTCCATGATCTTTTCTTGACGTATACTAGTAAAATTTACTACCAAATTCCTGTAAATTAGGATGTTATGTTTTGTGTTTCTTAGAAGGAAAAGCTAAAAAGTGCTTGAGGGTTTGACTGGAGAAATGGATCAACATGGAAATTCTCTTACTTGTTTTTAGGTTTGGTTAAAAGTAATAGGCTATGAAATATATACAATTCAAAGCATAATTTTTTGTCAAAGTCCAATGAGTGAAGAACGACCATCTTCAGGTGTGTATTTTGAATAGTGATCACTGATGGAACTTTAACAGGTGTTGCCGTAGGGCAAAAGATAATCATAATCCACAATGAATAATATTAAGGTATAATTATGTCTAATATAATTTTGGAGACCAATTATCATAAGGTTAATCATTTTCTTAGGAGAGTACTCTAGAAGATTTAGGACTCTTATAATCGAATATTGTGATATAGTAGCTTTTTAAGAGAAAATATTTAATACTATTATTAAGAGCAACTGTTTATTTACTGCCGTATGTATCTCTGAAGTAGATTAAAATTAATAATCGACCGACGGACACGGCGGCATGTTGCATGCATTATCGTCCCCTCGCCTATTCAGAATTCGGCCCTGGTAATTTTGCTTTGCTGACTAATTCAAATGCTTGCCTCTACATGCATGTTTAATGTGCATGGCACATTGAAAGTCGAAATTGAAGTCTACGTTGGGTCTGTGTTGACCACGTCCAACCCTGACAAACAGAAATAATATTTTACGTATTTGGTTAGGTTATACTACTTTTACTAAACAAATGCAGCTTGCCACCACCATTATATATAATAAAGCTTCTCATCTCAAACCCTCCCCTGCAACATTAATCATTGTTATTTTCAATCTGTTGGATTTTCGTTTTCCCTAAACAACAGTACCCCAGTTTGTTCTCTTGCTCTTAAAGCTCTACCCCATCCATCGACTTCCATAGGTATGACCCTGAGCCTGATGTTAATTAATTACTAAATCTACATCTAcatattaaatttgtttatgtTTGAGTTTTTTTCAGGCAACCAGATTCAGGAGTAGCCATGTCAGCATCAGAGACTTCAACTCCTATGAATGTCAATGAAAATGAAGAACAAGGACTTCTTGATGCAATCAACGATAGGTATGGGGGAGTAATTGTTGAAGTGACTCAACCTATGGACTCTGCCCTCTTTGCTTCTGTTCTTAGTGCTTCAATGGCACAGTGGCGACAGCAGGTTTTCTTCTTAACCTTTATTATACTATTTACAACACTGTTCTCTTTTGTTTCTGTTGGATCATGTCATGTAACATGTTTTGCAGGGTAAAAGAGGTGTGTGGATCAAATTGCCTATTCAGCACGTCAATCTTGTTGAAGCTGCTGTCAAGGTGGATTTATTGTCATTTACAAATTGAATCACATGTATGACTGAAAATGCCTCGTGTTAATACTATATGTATTGCTTCTCAGGAAGGATTTTGGTATCACCATGCTGAGCCTAATTATATGATGCTTGTTCATTGGCTGCCTCAAGGCGCACACACTCTTCCGGCAAACGCTTCGCACCGCGTGGGGATCGGCGCATTTGTGATGAACAAAAACAGAGAGGTACTTTCCAAGTTCCATCTTAGCTGGCATACCTTGTATCCTTTTACAAATCTTGATTCGGGTGTCTTGATCTTAGGTTCTAGTGGTCCAAGAGAACATTGGACGATTACGAGGGACAGGTGTGTGGAAGTTCCCTACAGGTgttgtgaatgaggtaagtatgtCACTGTCAAGGGATTCTTGATACAATACCATGACATGCATTTACACTTCATGAGCTATATATAATTTCAATTTCATCTCTAGGGAGAAGATCTCTGTGCAGCTGCAGTTAGAGAAGTCAAAGAAGAGACAGCAGTAAGTGTTAAGTAGCAATTATTCAGTTTTATATACACAACACATGTAACACAAGTTATCGAACCTTGTCAATATGGGACCTTTTTATAAATGATTTTAACCAATTATATCTTGGATGTTTTGCTGATTCAGATTGATACAAAATTTGTTCAAGTACTAGCATTCAGGTATGAAATCTGTGCACTTTCTGCACCACAAAGTAACATCAACaggctacatatatatatattcttatctTTCTCTCATTGATTTCATTTTCAACATTTACAGACAAAGCCACAAGGTATTCTTTGAAAAGTCAGATATATTCTTCCTGTGCCTGTTGGAACCACTTTCTTTTGAAATCCAGAAGCAGGAATCTGAGATAGAGGCAGCTAAGGTAACTCTTAGTCAAAGTCAGAACAGTGAATGAAGTTAAAACTTATAATCTTTTTTTTCCCTCTTAAACTAAGGGTGCTCTATACTTTTATGCAGTGGATGCCAATTGAAGAATATGCAGCACAGCCATTTGTCCAGAAATATGAGCTCTTAAAATGCAGTGTTGACATATGCTTAGCAAAGAAAGATGGCAACTATTCTGGCTTCTCTCCTGTGCTAACCTCATCGGCATTCTCCAACGAAAAGAGCTATATGTACTTCAATATTCATGACCTCAATAAGCAGTAATTGCCGCTTGTAGAATTCATAAAATAAATTCTTTGATTCTCAACCTGTCAGCCATCATTGAATAAAGATTCTTTTGTGTTGAAGCAAATTTGCTGTAATAATCTACTGTTATTTGACAACTAGGCTATATGTACTTCAATACATGACCTCAATAAGCAGTAATTGCCGCTTGTAGAATTCATAAAATAAATTCTTTGATTCTCAACCTGTCAGCCATCATTGAATAAAGATTCTTTTGTGTTGAAGCAAATTTGCTGTAATAATCTACTGTTATTTGACAACTACATTACAAGTACTGACATTTTAAATGCAAATGAAAGCACAATTATGCAAAACTCTAGATTGGGAGGTAGCAGGATTTAATGCTAGCTTCTTATTATACATCAAGCTGGCTAGCAAGCAAAGTAACAGccatatcaaaaaaaaaaaaaaaaaaaaaaaaaaacaaaaagcaaATTTCAGCTATATATTGGCACAAAGAAAAACATTAATTACCTCCTCTTCAAATGATGAGACCAAGAGGATGATCCGTAAAAAGCATGTGCATTACTTTACAAGATATAGATTATATTATTGTCATAAGATTCTGCAACGTAGGTACGCCTATGACTTAATTGTCTTGTCTCAAAATTAAACCATTTCTTCTTTGACTTCCAACTCTTCCATCAGTTGTTGTGTGTGGTAGATTTGGTCTATTTAAAAACTGGACATCCTTCAACCGAGATACCTGGGGCTGTCGGACAGGTTGCGAGAGGACAGTGATCGACTTCAGTGCCCCACCATTTCAGGTTATGGCCTTCATTTTGCAAAGCAAAGAACAGTAGAACACCCATGAATGCAGTTCCAGCATCTAATGCTGCAGATAGAACATAATTATATTTCTGCCACCACCGCTTGTGGTACTTGAACACAAAATAGTTGAAGATGGTTCCAGTGATAAGCCAACTTGCAATGTTGGTGGGAGTTGCGGGTGGCATTCCGGCAAAACCATAAGATATGACCGGTATGTTAATCAAGGGGATCCATTTCTTTTCTGGGAAAATTTTGCTCAAAACCCAAACAGGAACAGGCAAGAACGCTCCAATGAGGAACAACCACACTAAGTTACGATACATCCCTCCTGGTCCGAAAAGTCTCCTTGGTCCTATTAAGCCCCAGATAACAGATGCGTCGAAGGTGACCCTGTATTTAGGGCAAGTCCATGGGCTATCAGGATGATTTCCTTCAACATCACAGATGTTGTCAATGTCATCTAACATCCACCATGCAACTCCAAGGTTGACAATACCTGCAACTACAGTTCCCACAAGCTGGGATACATAAAAACAACTATTCTTAATTAATGTTTCAAAAGTTATCTAAGATCTTTATAATTAAAAGCACACAGGCAGAAAGTACCTGAGCTGTGTACATGCAACGTGGTGGGATTTTCATGTAGTGCCCAAGTTTGAGATCAGACAAGAAAGAAAGAGCATGGATGGTGCTGATCCGCCCGTATATCTTGAAAAGCAGGTTTGCAATGGGCTTTCCGGGCAAGATATAACCAATTATGAACTGGGCTATAATGTCATATCCAGGTTGCTGCAAAGTTCCACAAGTAGAAATGTTGTTAGAAACCAGGTAATCAAGTCACCATGGCATGCAGGTAAGTCACAGCGTACTTTACCTGGTTCGTAGTTGCCTGAATGACTCCAATAGGAAGGGTGACAATC harbors:
- the LOC108460564 gene encoding nudix hydrolase 2-like yields the protein MSASETSTPMNVNENEEQGLLDAINDRYGGVIVEVTQPMDSALFASVLSASMAQWRQQGKRGVWIKLPIQHVNLVEAAVKEGFWYHHAEPNYMMLVHWLPQGAHTLPANASHRVGIGAFVMNKNREVLVVQENIGRLRGTGVWKFPTGVVNEGEDLCAAAVREVKEETAIDTKFVQVLAFRQSHKVFFEKSDIFFLCLLEPLSFEIQKQESEIEAAKWMPIEEYAAQPFVQKYELLKCSVDICLAKKDGNYSGFSPVLTSSAFSNEKSYMYFNIHDLNKQ
- the LOC108458160 gene encoding phosphatidylinositol/phosphatidylcholine transfer protein SFH3-like isoform X2, with amino-acid sequence MGIVSQEAILELQALMDSVEEPLNITFQNVHQGFRAETLVRFLKAREWNVAKAHKMLVDCLHWRVQNTIDDMLAKPIVPSELYGAVRDSQLIGMSGYSREGLPVFAIGVGLSTFDKASVHYYVQSHIQINEYRDRVILPSASKKHGRPITTCIKVLDMTGLKLSALSKIKLLTIISTIDDLNYPEKTNTYYIVNAPYIFSACWKVVKPLLQERTRKKIQVLPGCGRDELLKIMDIASLPHFCRKDGSGSSRNSENENCFSLDHPFHQQLYNYIKQQSLITEPAQPIKQGSFHVDLPEPAAEETEIAKSLESELQKFEKGNMLSKSTDGIKTDDD
- the LOC108458160 gene encoding phosphatidylinositol/phosphatidylcholine transfer protein SFH3-like isoform X1 gives rise to the protein MGIVSQEAILELQALMDSVEEPLNITFQNVHQGFRAETLVRFLKAREWNVAKAHKMLVDCLHWRVQNTIDDMLAKPIVPSELYGAVRDSQLIGMSGYSREGLPVFAIGVGLSTFDKASVHYYVQSHIQINEYRDRVILPSASKKHGRPITTCIKVLDMTGLKLSALSKIKLLTIISTIDDLNYPEKTNTYYIVNAPYIFSACWKQVVKPLLQERTRKKIQVLPGCGRDELLKIMDIASLPHFCRKDGSGSSRNSENENCFSLDHPFHQQLYNYIKQQSLITEPAQPIKQGSFHVDLPEPAAEETEIAKSLESELQKFEKGNMLSKSTDGIKTDDD
- the LOC108458160 gene encoding uncharacterized protein LOC108458160 isoform X3, encoding MGIVSQEAILELQALMDSVEEPLNITFQNVHQGFRAETLVRFLKAREWNVAKAHKMLVDCLHWRVQNTIDDMLAKPIVPSELYGAVRDSQLIGMSGYSREGLPVFAIGVGLSTFDKASVHYYVQSHIQINEYRDRVILLLTIISTIDDLNYPEKTNTYYIVNAPYIFSACWKVVKPLLQERTRKKIQVLPGCGRDELLKIMDIASLPHFCRKDGSGSSRNSENENCFSLDHPFHQQLYNYIKQQSLITEPAQPIKQGSFHVDLPEPAAEETEIAKSLESELQKFEKGNMLSKSTDGIKTDDD